A section of the Chryseobacterium scophthalmum genome encodes:
- a CDS encoding transporter has protein sequence MNQKYSLFNPVPRSQMREMETDRPDVTESPYTVDAGHFQYETDLIRLIKEKSDLLKTNTLLVNQANLKIGITGSTAIQIGWKSYGWQKEKEVNTDSVIKTDGIGDVMFRIKQNIIGNDNGNFALAILPYVKFPTSKYDEESRLEGGLIVPISYKFSGEWKLGVQVEVDRLKDLDQPSMHTEFLQTLTISHPLSKGIDGIAETYYTYDFKAHQLANYINAAIQIEIIKDFKMDAGVNYGIQHTAAKHYFIGASYRH, from the coding sequence ATGAATCAAAAATACTCTTTATTTAATCCTGTTCCACGTTCTCAGATGAGAGAAATGGAAACAGACCGACCTGATGTTACAGAATCTCCCTATACAGTGGATGCTGGACATTTTCAGTACGAAACCGACTTAATAAGGCTAATAAAAGAAAAATCGGATTTATTGAAGACCAATACATTATTAGTCAATCAAGCTAATCTGAAGATTGGAATTACCGGTAGTACAGCAATACAGATTGGTTGGAAGAGCTATGGCTGGCAAAAGGAAAAAGAAGTAAATACAGATTCTGTAATAAAAACTGATGGGATTGGTGATGTAATGTTTAGAATAAAACAAAATATAATAGGAAATGATAATGGTAATTTTGCATTGGCAATATTGCCTTATGTCAAGTTTCCGACTTCAAAATATGATGAGGAAAGTCGCTTAGAAGGTGGTTTGATTGTACCCATATCTTACAAATTTTCCGGTGAATGGAAACTTGGAGTGCAAGTGGAAGTTGACCGTCTTAAAGACTTAGATCAACCGTCAATGCATACTGAATTCTTGCAGACACTGACAATCAGTCATCCCTTGTCCAAAGGGATCGACGGAATAGCCGAAACTTATTATACTTATGATTTTAAGGCTCATCAATTAGCTAATTATATCAATGCAGCAATTCAAATAGAAATTATAAAAGATTTTAAAATGGATGCAGGAGTTAATTATGGAATACAACATACCGCAGCAAAGCATTATTTTATTGGTGCTTCTTATCGTCATTAA
- the xth gene encoding exodeoxyribonuclease III yields MSRMKIATYNVNGINGRLPVLLKWLSKSKPDIVCLQELKAPQGKFPIEEITAAGYQAIWKGQKSWNGVAILSKNHEIIEVQNSLPGNTEDVQSRYIEAIINKMVICCLYLPNGNPYPGEKFEYKLSWIKRLKKRANELIKLELPALLIGDFNIIPSDIDVYKPEKWTDDALFRIEVRKAFADLQKKGWIDSLRILNPGKQIFTFWDYMYHSYDRNAGMRLDHILISPYLSSAIRKAGVDSYVRGWEKSSDHAPVWIILKD; encoded by the coding sequence ATGAGCAGAATGAAAATTGCAACCTATAATGTTAACGGCATAAACGGAAGACTTCCCGTTTTGCTTAAATGGCTTTCAAAATCAAAACCCGATATTGTATGCCTTCAGGAATTAAAAGCACCACAGGGAAAATTCCCTATTGAAGAGATCACTGCTGCTGGATATCAGGCTATCTGGAAAGGTCAGAAAAGCTGGAATGGCGTGGCTATCCTTTCAAAAAATCATGAAATTATAGAAGTGCAAAATTCCCTGCCCGGCAATACTGAGGATGTTCAAAGCCGATATATTGAAGCAATTATCAATAAAATGGTTATTTGCTGTCTTTATCTTCCGAATGGCAATCCATATCCGGGAGAAAAGTTTGAATATAAATTATCCTGGATTAAAAGATTGAAAAAACGTGCAAATGAGTTAATCAAACTGGAACTACCTGCACTCCTGATTGGAGATTTCAACATTATTCCATCTGATATCGATGTATACAAACCTGAAAAATGGACTGATGATGCACTTTTCAGAATAGAAGTAAGGAAAGCATTTGCTGACCTTCAAAAAAAAGGCTGGATAGATTCACTTCGTATTCTTAATCCTGGGAAGCAGATTTTTACTTTTTGGGATTATATGTACCATTCATACGACAGAAATGCAGGAATGAGACTTGATCATATTCTTATCAGTCCTTATCTCAGCTCTGCTATTAGGAAAGCTGGAGTTGATTCCTATGTTCGTGGTTGGGAAAAAAGCAGCGACCATGCTCCGGTTTGGATTATTTTAAAAGACTGA
- the trxB gene encoding thioredoxin-disulfide reductase produces MEENILDCVIVGSGPSGFTAAIYAARADLKPELYTGLEPGGQLTTTTEVDNFPGYPAGITGPEMMMDLQKQAERFDTKVHYEMITKAEFSKEVGGIHKLYAGNKEILAKSVIISTGATAKYLGLDDEKKYNGGGVSACATCDGFFYRGKDVVVVGAGDTAAEEATYLAKLVNKVTMLVRKGEFRASKAMIHRVENTPNIEVKFYHELIGIEGENNLVERAVVINNQTQEKSTVDVHGIFIAIGHKPNTDIFAGQIDLDENGYIVTEKGSTRTNLPGVFAAGDVQDHIYRQAITAAGSGCMAAMDAEKYLAELH; encoded by the coding sequence ATGGAAGAAAATATTTTAGATTGTGTGATCGTTGGATCTGGACCTTCTGGTTTTACAGCGGCAATTTATGCAGCAAGAGCAGACTTAAAACCTGAATTATACACAGGTTTGGAACCAGGTGGACAATTAACTACAACAACAGAAGTTGATAATTTCCCGGGATATCCTGCAGGAATTACTGGCCCTGAAATGATGATGGATCTGCAGAAACAAGCTGAAAGATTCGATACCAAAGTACATTACGAAATGATCACCAAAGCTGAATTTTCAAAAGAAGTTGGCGGTATTCACAAATTATATGCAGGGAACAAAGAAATTTTAGCTAAATCTGTGATTATTTCTACAGGAGCTACTGCAAAATATTTGGGTCTTGATGACGAGAAAAAATATAATGGAGGAGGAGTTTCTGCATGTGCAACTTGCGACGGATTTTTCTACAGAGGAAAAGATGTAGTGGTTGTAGGAGCAGGAGATACTGCAGCAGAAGAAGCTACTTATCTTGCAAAATTGGTGAATAAAGTAACGATGTTGGTAAGAAAAGGGGAGTTCAGAGCTTCAAAAGCGATGATCCACAGAGTAGAAAATACTCCAAATATTGAAGTGAAATTTTACCACGAATTAATTGGGATTGAAGGTGAAAACAATTTGGTAGAAAGAGCAGTTGTCATCAACAACCAGACTCAGGAAAAATCTACAGTAGACGTTCATGGAATTTTCATCGCAATCGGACACAAGCCAAATACAGATATTTTTGCTGGTCAAATCGATTTGGATGAAAATGGATATATTGTTACTGAAAAGGGTTCTACAAGAACAAATCTTCCGGGAGTTTTTGCTGCAGGAGATGTTCAGGATCATATCTACAGACAAGCAATTACAGCTGCAGGAAGCGGTTGTATGGCGGCAATGGATGCAGAAAAGTATCTTGCTGAATTACATTAA
- the holA gene encoding DNA polymerase III subunit delta, with translation MKELDLILKNIKNKEVLPIYFFHGEEPYFIDVAVKALEHDFLEEDEKAFNQTVTYGKDTTYQEILSLARQFPMMGDKQVIIVKEAQDLKFNDEESKALDAYAENPVPSTVLVFAHKHKKLDSRKKVTKTLTKLNALFLSESLKDHTLPKWIADECLRLKIKTAPNISNLLAEYLGNDLSRISNELGKLKIILKEGQLLDGTIVENHIGISKEFNVFELQKALGAKNANAAFRIAYFMGKNPKNNPFVMLLSSLYNYFSNVIIYNTMIGQPQQVIATQMGINPYFIKDYAEAARLYPLKHSTRVISILREFDMKGKGLGAVNMDDAELIKELVYKIINVDKIKMKV, from the coding sequence ATGAAAGAATTAGATTTAATCCTCAAAAATATTAAAAATAAAGAAGTTTTACCGATTTATTTTTTCCACGGAGAAGAACCTTACTTTATTGATGTTGCGGTAAAAGCCCTTGAACATGACTTTCTGGAGGAAGACGAAAAAGCTTTTAACCAAACAGTCACTTACGGAAAAGATACAACGTATCAGGAAATTCTTTCTTTGGCGCGGCAGTTTCCGATGATGGGTGATAAGCAGGTGATTATTGTAAAAGAGGCGCAGGATTTGAAATTTAATGATGAAGAAAGTAAAGCTTTAGATGCGTATGCAGAAAATCCGGTTCCGTCGACAGTTTTGGTTTTTGCTCATAAACATAAGAAGCTGGACAGCCGAAAAAAGGTTACCAAAACTCTAACAAAGCTAAATGCTCTTTTTCTGAGCGAATCTTTAAAAGACCATACGCTTCCCAAATGGATCGCTGATGAGTGTCTCAGATTAAAGATAAAAACAGCCCCGAATATTTCTAACCTTTTGGCAGAATATCTTGGAAACGACCTTTCCAGAATCTCAAATGAGTTGGGAAAACTTAAAATTATTTTAAAAGAAGGTCAACTTTTAGACGGAACTATTGTTGAAAATCATATCGGAATAAGCAAAGAGTTCAATGTTTTTGAGCTTCAGAAAGCTTTAGGAGCGAAAAATGCCAATGCTGCATTCAGAATTGCCTATTTTATGGGGAAAAACCCTAAAAACAATCCTTTTGTAATGCTTCTTTCCAGTTTGTACAATTATTTTTCTAATGTAATTATTTACAATACGATGATTGGGCAACCTCAGCAAGTAATCGCTACACAAATGGGTATTAATCCTTATTTTATTAAAGATTATGCAGAAGCAGCGAGATTATATCCGTTAAAACATTCTACCCGTGTCATTTCTATTTTAAGAGAATTTGACATGAAAGGAAAAGGTTTGGGAGCCGTAAATATGGATGATGCAGAATTGATTAAAGAGTTGGTTTACAAAATTATCAATGTAGATAAAATTAAGATGAAAGTATAA
- a CDS encoding type I restriction enzyme HsdR N-terminal domain-containing protein, translating to MELPKLNFQETFDFKFKKDKDKFFIYDLVRKTYLLLTPEEWVRQHWVHYYLTVKSYSTSALITEKKIVLNGLTKRIDLLITEKAQPKILIECKAPQIKLTEKTFEQTARYNSVIGASEIILTNGLQHINAYYENEQYQFYKPE from the coding sequence ATGGAACTTCCAAAACTGAACTTTCAGGAAACTTTTGATTTTAAATTCAAGAAAGACAAAGATAAGTTTTTTATTTATGACTTGGTTCGTAAAACTTACCTTTTGCTCACTCCCGAAGAGTGGGTTCGTCAGCATTGGGTTCACTATTATCTCACCGTGAAATCCTACTCTACTTCTGCGTTAATTACCGAAAAAAAAATTGTTCTGAATGGTTTAACGAAGCGTATTGACCTTTTAATCACAGAAAAAGCGCAGCCAAAAATTTTAATTGAATGTAAAGCGCCACAAATCAAATTGACCGAAAAAACATTCGAACAGACTGCAAGATACAATTCTGTTATCGGTGCTTCTGAAATTATTTTAACGAACGGATTGCAGCACATTAATGCCTATTACGAAAACGAACAATACCAGTTTTATAAGCCTGAATAA
- a CDS encoding HAD family hydrolase: protein MEIKNIVFDFGGVLMDWNPRYFFKTYFNDDEKMEYFLENIAQDEWNIEQDRGRTLAEGTEVQIKKFPEWEKELRAYYDNWTVMLKSDIPQNVEILRKLGNTSYQLYGLTNWSEETFPYALENYDFFQLFDGKIVVSGTEKLIKPDPKIWNVLLERYQLEANESVFIDDNFKNIEMAKTLGFKTIHILPETDLKTELNNLGVKFD, encoded by the coding sequence ATGGAAATTAAAAATATAGTATTCGATTTTGGAGGTGTTTTGATGGATTGGAATCCAAGATATTTTTTCAAAACCTATTTTAATGATGATGAAAAAATGGAATATTTCCTTGAAAATATTGCTCAGGATGAATGGAATATCGAGCAAGACAGAGGGAGAACTTTAGCAGAAGGAACCGAAGTTCAAATCAAAAAATTTCCGGAATGGGAAAAAGAACTCAGAGCTTATTATGATAACTGGACGGTAATGCTGAAAAGCGACATTCCTCAAAATGTAGAAATACTGAGAAAACTGGGAAATACATCTTATCAATTATACGGATTGACCAATTGGTCTGAAGAAACTTTTCCCTATGCTTTAGAAAATTATGATTTCTTTCAATTATTTGATGGAAAAATTGTGGTTTCAGGAACAGAAAAATTGATAAAACCGGACCCAAAAATTTGGAATGTTTTGTTGGAAAGATACCAGTTGGAAGCCAATGAATCGGTTTTTATTGATGATAATTTCAAAAATATTGAGATGGCAAAAACTTTGGGTTTCAAGACCATTCATATTCTACCGGAAACAGATTTGAAAACTGAGCTGAATAATTTAGGCGTAAAATTCGATTAA
- a CDS encoding dienelactone hydrolase family protein, whose translation MIRSILLSAFLMTSGTIFSQNLKPVSYQDGSQKLNGLVTSNARKKLPGVLILPAWKGIDDEAKTAAADLEKQGYIAFIADIYGEGNIPTDNASAAKTAGFYKKDYVAYQKRISLALEQLKKNGAVSDKIAVIGYCFGGTGALESARGKLPVLGVVSIHGSIGKDQSRPNEAISTKILVENPAEDKSVTPEDYNNLVKEMNDGKADWQIITYANSKHTFTDPKSADYNPMMAKRAWNHTLLFLKEILK comes from the coding sequence ATGATACGTTCAATATTATTATCAGCATTTCTTATGACTTCTGGAACTATCTTCAGTCAGAATTTAAAACCTGTGTCTTATCAGGATGGTTCGCAAAAACTGAATGGTTTGGTAACCTCCAATGCCAGAAAAAAACTTCCCGGAGTTTTGATTCTTCCAGCCTGGAAAGGAATTGATGATGAAGCAAAAACTGCAGCAGCAGATTTAGAAAAACAAGGCTACATCGCATTTATAGCAGATATTTACGGAGAAGGAAATATTCCGACTGACAATGCTTCCGCGGCAAAAACTGCCGGATTTTACAAGAAAGATTATGTAGCTTATCAGAAAAGAATTTCTTTGGCTTTAGAGCAATTAAAGAAAAACGGAGCGGTTTCAGATAAAATTGCGGTAATCGGTTATTGTTTTGGCGGAACCGGAGCTTTGGAATCTGCGAGAGGAAAATTACCCGTTTTAGGCGTTGTTTCCATTCACGGAAGCATTGGAAAAGACCAATCGAGACCAAATGAAGCTATTTCAACTAAAATCTTAGTAGAAAATCCTGCAGAAGATAAAAGTGTAACACCGGAAGATTACAATAATCTGGTTAAAGAAATGAATGACGGTAAAGCGGATTGGCAAATCATTACGTATGCCAATTCAAAACATACTTTCACTGACCCAAAATCTGCAGACTACAATCCTATGATGGCAAAAAGAGCCTGGAATCATACGCTTTTATTTTTGAAAGAAATTTTGAAATAA
- a CDS encoding cupin domain-containing protein, whose amino-acid sequence MKKYKIQKSPFVVPTTDGKLIEEHWGNSTQNSNISIAHMVAPPDWSEPHQTPEFDEFTIIISGKKQFEIDGEEVILEKGQSILIEKGARIRYSNPFSEPCEYIAICLPAFSMDLVNREEEIN is encoded by the coding sequence ATGAAAAAATATAAAATTCAGAAATCACCATTTGTAGTTCCTACAACCGACGGAAAATTAATTGAAGAACATTGGGGAAATTCAACCCAGAATTCAAACATCTCTATTGCACACATGGTTGCTCCGCCAGATTGGAGCGAACCTCATCAGACTCCTGAATTTGATGAATTTACCATCATTATTTCAGGCAAAAAGCAATTTGAAATTGACGGAGAAGAGGTGATCTTAGAGAAAGGACAAAGTATTTTAATTGAAAAAGGAGCAAGGATCCGTTACAGCAATCCGTTTTCAGAACCTTGCGAATATATTGCAATTTGTCTTCCGGCTTTTTCGATGGATTTGGTGAATAGAGAAGAAGAAATAAATTAA
- a CDS encoding GNAT family N-acetyltransferase has product MNFSIQPVLENEEYQLIPLQQGDFELLYEVASDPKVWEQHPNKDRYKREVFENFFKGAMESQGAFKIVEKSTGDILGSTRFYDFEESENSIFIGYTFYGTNSWGKGINPQIKKMMLDYVFQFVDKVHFHIGKENFRSQIALERLGGQKIAEEEVAYFGEPTRTNFVYEIAKENHFKVD; this is encoded by the coding sequence ATGAATTTTTCTATTCAACCTGTTTTAGAAAACGAAGAATATCAATTAATCCCCTTACAGCAAGGGGATTTTGAGTTGTTGTACGAAGTGGCTTCAGATCCTAAAGTTTGGGAGCAGCATCCGAATAAAGATCGTTACAAAAGAGAAGTTTTTGAAAACTTTTTTAAAGGAGCTATGGAAAGCCAAGGTGCTTTTAAAATTGTAGAAAAATCTACCGGAGATATTTTAGGAAGTACCCGTTTTTATGATTTTGAGGAATCTGAAAACAGTATTTTTATTGGCTATACTTTTTATGGAACAAATTCCTGGGGAAAAGGAATCAATCCACAGATTAAAAAAATGATGCTGGATTATGTTTTTCAATTTGTAGACAAAGTTCATTTCCACATCGGAAAAGAAAATTTCCGTTCTCAGATTGCATTAGAAAGATTGGGGGGACAGAAAATTGCCGAAGAAGAAGTCGCTTATTTTGGGGAACCGACAAGAACCAATTTTGTGTACGAAATAGCAAAAGAAAATCATTTTAAAGTTGATTAA
- a CDS encoding DUF2911 domain-containing protein, with product MKKLLFAVCISASALSFAQDYSVPAASPRQKVEQQFSMSKISVDYGRPGVKGRKIFGELVPYGQVWRAGANSSTKITFGQSVNFGGKTVPAGTYGLFIVPTEKDWKVILNKDFQQWGAYTYDPKQDVVDVTVPVNKLADKQEWFEITLNPTDENSGNLVIKWDMAQAEVALKPAKPEAVTKIAEKLKEIKKIESDAAKAKG from the coding sequence GTGAAAAAATTATTATTTGCAGTTTGCATATCAGCTTCAGCTTTAAGCTTCGCACAAGATTATTCAGTACCTGCAGCAAGTCCGCGTCAGAAAGTAGAACAGCAGTTTTCAATGTCAAAGATCTCTGTAGATTACGGAAGACCGGGAGTAAAAGGAAGAAAGATCTTTGGCGAATTGGTTCCTTACGGGCAAGTTTGGAGAGCGGGTGCAAACTCTTCTACAAAAATTACATTCGGACAGTCTGTTAATTTTGGTGGAAAAACTGTTCCAGCAGGAACTTACGGTTTGTTTATCGTACCAACAGAAAAAGATTGGAAAGTTATTTTAAATAAAGATTTCCAACAATGGGGAGCTTATACATACGATCCAAAACAGGACGTTGTAGACGTAACGGTTCCGGTTAATAAATTAGCAGATAAACAAGAGTGGTTTGAAATTACTTTAAACCCGACGGATGAAAATTCAGGAAATCTTGTGATCAAATGGGATATGGCTCAAGCTGAAGTAGCTTTAAAACCTGCAAAACCTGAAGCAGTAACCAAAATTGCTGAGAAATTAAAAGAAATCAAAAAAATAGAATCTGACGCTGCAAAAGCAAAAGGCTAA
- a CDS encoding membrane dipeptidase, protein MKNIFDFHFHLLFKHLISKKDSGRLPLTSDFKTKGIMSVIDEFMGNAFDSQSSPKMVKNSSLGYGVTALMAMEYAFAENINGLFKGFSSTNLPINWSFIDRVKNKQISYFGLFKEEIAYYNSNLNTLEKDYNIKFISRKKPPTEDIFTNPKFTYLAFSVEGAHNFSDVTIRDTSVLTDPGKCYREIQDDKNNIDLFSINLVHLSEIPEQLMCGFAQALNGTAQVAFRSDDFIPKSGYGISEKGKNFIRSVFLHPYPTLIDVKHMSVFSRHKFYQFREELGEEYPETLRLPIISSHTGFTFCSLQDFLEQKNYRSSIRYDHGKTIPEIQAKNRVIGKTNFLLNNKIFANPWTINLFDEEIIEIMQSNGLIGISMDQRILGSAKGMLDGSRPEYFKDPEAIPLYEWEKWFKNGTYDLEEASTTVHKTDRQVRHIYLLCAHILYAVRLGYSEMNWVGESSPWDHICIGSDYDGLINPINPYDNITSIGNLRNDLLVYLPIVDKRLEPLKDIRAFKNKNSEPIDENYLASYIDKFLSQNGKNFLKRYLKNWK, encoded by the coding sequence ATGAAAAATATATTTGACTTTCATTTTCATTTACTATTTAAACATTTAATAAGTAAAAAAGATTCAGGTCGTCTTCCACTTACTTCCGATTTTAAAACTAAAGGAATAATGAGTGTCATAGATGAGTTTATGGGCAACGCTTTCGACAGTCAGTCTTCGCCAAAGATGGTCAAAAATAGTTCTTTGGGATATGGTGTTACTGCACTTATGGCGATGGAATATGCTTTTGCAGAAAATATAAATGGCTTATTCAAAGGATTCAGCTCAACAAATTTACCAATCAATTGGAGCTTTATTGATAGGGTGAAAAATAAACAAATTTCATATTTTGGTTTGTTTAAGGAAGAAATTGCTTATTATAATTCAAACCTTAATACTTTAGAAAAAGATTACAATATTAAATTTATAAGTAGAAAAAAACCACCGACCGAAGATATTTTTACAAATCCGAAGTTCACTTACCTTGCTTTTTCCGTAGAAGGCGCGCATAATTTTTCTGATGTTACAATTCGGGATACTTCTGTGCTTACTGATCCCGGAAAATGCTACCGTGAGATTCAGGATGATAAGAATAATATCGACCTTTTTAGTATTAATCTTGTGCATCTTAGTGAAATTCCTGAACAACTGATGTGTGGTTTTGCACAGGCGCTCAACGGAACTGCACAAGTTGCGTTTCGAAGTGATGATTTCATCCCAAAATCTGGCTATGGAATTTCAGAAAAAGGGAAAAACTTCATTCGTTCAGTTTTCCTACATCCTTATCCTACTTTGATTGATGTGAAACATATGAGTGTATTTTCCAGACACAAATTTTATCAGTTCCGTGAAGAATTGGGTGAAGAATACCCAGAAACTCTGCGTTTGCCAATAATTTCATCACATACAGGATTTACTTTTTGTTCGTTACAGGATTTTTTAGAGCAAAAAAATTATCGCTCATCTATAAGATACGATCATGGGAAAACAATTCCGGAAATTCAGGCAAAAAACAGAGTGATCGGCAAAACTAATTTTTTACTGAATAATAAGATCTTTGCAAATCCGTGGACGATTAATCTTTTTGATGAAGAAATTATAGAAATTATGCAAAGTAACGGCCTTATCGGAATTTCGATGGATCAGCGAATTTTGGGTTCTGCAAAAGGAATGTTGGATGGTTCAAGACCCGAGTATTTCAAAGATCCAGAAGCAATACCTCTTTATGAATGGGAAAAATGGTTCAAAAACGGGACATATGATCTTGAAGAAGCATCTACAACTGTACATAAAACCGATCGACAGGTAAGACACATTTATTTACTTTGCGCTCATATTTTGTATGCTGTACGTTTAGGTTATTCCGAAATGAATTGGGTGGGAGAAAGCTCTCCATGGGATCATATTTGTATAGGGTCAGATTATGATGGACTTATCAATCCTATTAATCCTTATGACAATATCACAAGTATAGGAAATCTTCGCAACGATTTACTGGTTTATTTACCGATTGTAGATAAAAGACTTGAGCCTTTAAAAGATATTCGTGCTTTTAAAAACAAAAATTCAGAACCAATTGACGAAAATTACCTCGCAAGCTATATTGACAAATTTTTATCACAAAACGGCAAGAATTTCCTGAAAAGATATCTTAAAAATTGGAAATAA